A genomic stretch from Mycobacterium paraterrae includes:
- a CDS encoding TetR/AcrR family transcriptional regulator, whose product MREQALAAARALTIEKSWDRVRMSEVADLVGISRPTLYKEFLDKRGLGDALVVQEGERFLEGIQAVLDEHPGDAAGGITAAVRYTLDEAESSPLLKAVLTSHRADEPDSPATGMLPLLPTSASLLDLSSARMAKWFIEHFPGLDATEVTDIVDALVRLTVSHLVLPIADAATTATRISHIALRYLRLDDSPTTGNNSTA is encoded by the coding sequence GTGCGCGAACAAGCCCTGGCCGCGGCCCGTGCCCTGACTATCGAGAAAAGCTGGGATCGGGTGCGCATGAGCGAGGTGGCCGACCTCGTCGGTATTTCGCGTCCCACCCTGTACAAGGAGTTCCTCGACAAGCGCGGGCTCGGCGACGCCCTCGTGGTACAGGAAGGCGAGAGATTCCTCGAGGGCATCCAGGCCGTCCTCGACGAGCATCCCGGCGATGCGGCCGGCGGCATCACCGCCGCCGTGCGCTACACCCTTGACGAGGCCGAATCCAGCCCACTGCTCAAAGCCGTCCTGACGTCGCATCGCGCCGACGAGCCAGACTCCCCGGCAACCGGGATGCTTCCCCTGCTCCCCACATCGGCCTCGCTGCTCGACTTGTCCTCAGCGAGGATGGCGAAGTGGTTCATCGAACACTTTCCCGGCCTCGACGCCACCGAGGTCACCGACATCGTCGATGCCCTCGTGCGTTTGACAGTGAGTCACCTCGTCTTGCCGATCGCCGACGCCGCCACCACAGCGACCCGCATCTCACATATCGCCCTGCGCTACTTGCGACTGGACGACTCGCCAACAACCGGCAATAACAGCACAGCCTAA
- a CDS encoding cytochrome P450, which produces MTSLLHTPIDKARERLSSVILTPAPRRIDDRLRGLSQRWPVRDLATPPLGSGLKAVPGDGGLPFIGHTLDYIRFGSAFTRERHERLGPVTWMGAFGTNMVVIAGPEATQQALTSNAKAFSQDGWSFLIDAFFHRGLMLMSFDEHLMHRRIMQEAFTRPRLTGYVDQVAPCVRTAIPNWATGPSTRLYPLLKNLTLDIATDVFMGGCGKDDSAAINRAFVATVRAASAIVRAPLPGTRFRAGVRGRRVLQDYFALHLPQARLGSSNDLFSALCQATDEDGEQFTDDDVINHMIFLMMAAHDTSTITTTAVAYFLAKHPDWQDRVRAASDVLGDRVPNIDDLEALTELDLVIKESLRLVAPVPIVMRKAVHDTAIAGYYIPAGTLVAVAPAVNHFVPEVWSHADHFDPDRFGPSRREDHGHRFAWIPFGGGAHKCIGMQFGTLEVKAILHQMLRSFTWSVRPDYDVRWDNTSLPIPVDGLPVTLCRRATAGG; this is translated from the coding sequence ATGACGAGCTTGTTGCACACACCGATCGATAAAGCCCGCGAACGGTTGTCGTCGGTCATCCTGACTCCCGCGCCCCGACGCATCGACGACCGGCTGCGCGGACTGAGCCAGCGCTGGCCGGTGCGGGATTTGGCGACGCCACCGCTCGGCAGCGGACTCAAGGCCGTGCCCGGTGACGGCGGGCTGCCGTTTATCGGACACACCTTGGACTACATCCGGTTCGGCTCTGCGTTCACCCGCGAACGCCACGAGCGACTCGGGCCGGTGACCTGGATGGGCGCTTTTGGCACCAACATGGTCGTCATCGCGGGCCCCGAGGCCACCCAGCAGGCCCTGACCAGTAACGCGAAGGCGTTCTCGCAAGACGGCTGGAGTTTCCTGATCGACGCGTTCTTCCATCGCGGTTTGATGCTCATGAGCTTTGACGAACATCTGATGCATCGACGCATCATGCAAGAGGCCTTCACCCGGCCCCGTCTGACGGGCTACGTCGATCAGGTCGCGCCGTGCGTGCGCACCGCGATCCCGAACTGGGCGACTGGGCCATCGACGCGTCTGTACCCACTGCTGAAAAACCTGACTCTCGACATCGCAACTGATGTATTCATGGGTGGGTGCGGCAAAGATGACAGCGCAGCGATCAACCGGGCTTTCGTCGCCACCGTGCGCGCTGCCAGCGCCATTGTCCGAGCACCGCTGCCCGGCACCCGATTTCGCGCCGGCGTACGCGGCCGACGGGTCCTGCAAGATTACTTCGCTCTGCACTTACCGCAGGCGCGCCTCGGTAGCAGCAATGACTTGTTCAGCGCGCTGTGTCAGGCCACAGACGAGGATGGAGAACAGTTCACCGACGACGACGTCATCAACCACATGATCTTTCTGATGATGGCCGCCCACGATACCTCGACCATCACCACCACAGCGGTGGCCTATTTCCTGGCTAAACATCCCGACTGGCAAGACCGTGTGCGTGCCGCATCAGATGTCCTCGGCGACCGGGTGCCCAACATCGACGATCTCGAGGCGTTGACCGAGTTGGATTTGGTGATCAAGGAGTCGCTGCGCCTGGTGGCACCGGTCCCCATTGTGATGCGAAAGGCTGTGCACGACACCGCCATAGCGGGTTACTACATTCCCGCGGGCACGCTGGTGGCCGTCGCACCGGCGGTCAACCACTTCGTCCCCGAGGTGTGGAGTCATGCTGATCATTTCGATCCCGACCGGTTCGGTCCCAGTCGGCGCGAAGACCACGGGCACCGCTTTGCCTGGATTCCGTTCGGCGGCGGGGCTCACAAATGTATCGGCATGCAGTTCGGGACGCTGGAGGTCAAAGCGATCCTGCACCAGATGCTGCGCAGTTTCACCTGGAGTGTCCGACCTGACTATGACGTCCGCTGGGACAACACGTCGCTTCCCATTCCGGTGGACGGCTTGCCGGTCACGCTGTGTCGGCGTGCCACGGCAGGGGGTTGA
- a CDS encoding BtrH N-terminal domain-containing protein gives MSHIRYRHRMGGHCGSGALRDLTEWAGLGWGTDVPDEGLIFVLGGALDFLYIRSGTLMPRAYLVGRGGALEDQYLDRIGARFRLQSTDDPEIGWGWVIDEIDAGRPVMVWADIAELPYLRVRLNMSRHDIVITGYDDAQQMASVVDNDREATQLVPYEKLRRARSSTGFPVPTRHSTYLIDWPHTVPDMAAIGGPALADSAAQMRGESSQPSVIVVPDADVTGSGLSGVQIFVDDVRCWPELFDDDALGAALFGLGAFIEKAGTGGGLFRSLQARGCSTIADLLGAQAVAYAATAAADAARLWSAVAAAALDATVPLRDRCQAAADLAAGLPEAEHTLADALDAAARSLVAR, from the coding sequence ATGAGCCACATTCGGTATCGGCACCGCATGGGCGGACACTGCGGATCGGGCGCCTTGCGTGATCTCACCGAGTGGGCCGGGCTCGGCTGGGGCACCGACGTGCCCGATGAGGGACTCATCTTCGTGTTGGGGGGCGCCCTGGATTTCCTGTACATCAGATCCGGCACTTTGATGCCGCGAGCGTATTTGGTGGGTCGCGGCGGTGCGCTGGAAGATCAATATCTTGATCGGATCGGTGCTCGATTCCGTCTGCAGTCAACAGATGACCCCGAGATCGGTTGGGGTTGGGTCATCGACGAAATCGACGCCGGCCGACCGGTCATGGTCTGGGCCGACATCGCCGAATTACCGTATCTTCGGGTGCGGCTCAACATGAGTCGCCACGACATCGTCATCACCGGATACGACGACGCCCAGCAAATGGCATCGGTCGTCGACAATGACCGCGAGGCGACCCAGCTCGTTCCCTACGAAAAGCTGCGGCGCGCGAGGTCCTCGACGGGGTTCCCGGTACCCACCCGGCACTCGACGTATCTGATCGACTGGCCGCACACGGTTCCGGACATGGCCGCGATCGGCGGGCCCGCGCTGGCCGACAGTGCCGCGCAGATGCGCGGCGAATCTTCCCAGCCGTCTGTGATCGTTGTCCCCGACGCCGACGTGACCGGCTCCGGGTTGTCCGGCGTGCAGATATTCGTCGACGATGTGCGTTGCTGGCCCGAGCTTTTCGATGATGACGCGCTCGGCGCGGCCCTGTTCGGGCTTGGCGCGTTCATCGAGAAGGCCGGTACTGGAGGCGGACTGTTCCGCTCACTGCAAGCGCGCGGCTGCAGCACCATCGCCGATCTGCTCGGTGCCCAGGCCGTGGCCTACGCGGCGACGGCCGCTGCCGATGCGGCACGTCTGTGGAGCGCGGTGGCCGCCGCAGCCCTCGATGCGACTGTGCCGCTGCGGGATCGGTGTCAAGCGGCCGCCGATCTCGCGGCCGGTTTGCCTGAGGCAGAACACACCCTGGCCGATGCGCTCGACGCGGCGGCGCGATCGCTCGTCGCTCGCTAA
- a CDS encoding alpha/beta fold hydrolase, with translation MEATVTEYCTTSDVVLSADCYRHDPPADVVLLLHGGGQNRHAWTRTARRLHRLGYTVIAYDARGHGDSTWDPEGRYGLEVLAADLLALRGHLRGDRAPAVVGALMGGMTILGAHLAAPADLWSAVVLVDITPRMEFDGAQRVLSFMAAHPQGFDTLADAAAVIADYNPHRARPGTIDGLRKVLRQRDDGRWIWRWDPAFVTSSFQILQGDPTTGTANFDTMSELLIEGARRIQAPTLLVRGLHSDVTSQQSVEEFLDVVPHAETIDVSGTGHMVAGDDNDAFTAAVTDFLARELQ, from the coding sequence ATGGAGGCCACCGTCACGGAATACTGCACCACCAGCGATGTGGTGTTGAGCGCGGACTGCTACCGTCACGACCCGCCCGCCGATGTGGTGCTGCTGCTGCACGGGGGAGGGCAAAACCGGCACGCCTGGACGCGCACGGCGCGCCGCCTGCACAGGTTGGGCTACACCGTCATCGCCTATGACGCGCGCGGTCACGGCGATAGCACCTGGGACCCCGAGGGGCGCTACGGGCTCGAGGTCCTGGCCGCGGATCTGCTCGCGCTACGAGGACACCTTCGGGGCGACCGCGCTCCGGCAGTGGTCGGCGCGTTGATGGGGGGCATGACGATTCTGGGCGCGCACCTGGCGGCCCCGGCTGATCTGTGGTCTGCGGTGGTCCTCGTCGACATCACCCCACGTATGGAATTCGATGGCGCGCAACGAGTTCTGTCGTTCATGGCCGCCCACCCGCAGGGCTTCGACACACTCGCTGACGCCGCCGCGGTGATCGCCGACTACAACCCGCACCGCGCGCGACCTGGCACCATCGATGGACTGCGCAAGGTGTTGCGGCAGCGCGATGATGGCCGGTGGATCTGGCGCTGGGACCCAGCATTTGTCACCTCGAGCTTTCAGATCCTTCAGGGTGACCCCACAACCGGTACCGCGAATTTTGACACCATGAGCGAGCTGCTCATCGAAGGGGCGCGCCGCATCCAGGCGCCCACCCTTCTGGTGCGCGGGCTCCACTCCGATGTGACGTCGCAGCAGTCGGTCGAGGAGTTTCTGGACGTCGTTCCGCACGCCGAGACGATCGATGTTTCTGGCACCGGACACATGGTCGCCGGCGACGACAACGACGCCTTCACCGCTGCGGTCACGGATTTCCTTGCGCGCGAGCTCCAATAG
- a CDS encoding PaaI family thioesterase: protein MEFAHFNPQVVEDLQNAAAGAGGLSRYLDFRHTEFTAGRLVVEMTAREDLLTPFGNLHGGCLSAMVDHCLGVVFYPVIPGGSWVATTEFKLNLLQPVTSGVCVAVTDIIALGKRSGVARIDITNNGRAVCAAQGTVTVVGPRHTPS from the coding sequence ATGGAATTCGCGCATTTCAATCCGCAGGTCGTCGAGGACCTGCAAAACGCGGCGGCGGGTGCAGGTGGCCTGTCGCGGTATCTGGACTTTCGCCACACTGAGTTCACCGCCGGGCGTCTCGTGGTCGAGATGACCGCCCGCGAGGACCTGCTGACACCGTTCGGGAATCTGCACGGCGGCTGCCTGTCAGCCATGGTCGATCACTGCCTGGGCGTGGTGTTCTACCCCGTCATCCCCGGTGGATCATGGGTTGCCACCACCGAATTCAAGCTCAATCTGTTGCAGCCGGTGACCAGCGGGGTGTGCGTCGCGGTCACTGACATCATCGCGCTGGGCAAGCGCAGCGGTGTGGCCCGCATCGACATCACCAACAACGGTCGAGCCGTGTGCGCCGCGCAGGGCACAGTGACCGTCGTCGGCCCGCGACACACCCCGTCATGA